A portion of the Pseudomonas koreensis genome contains these proteins:
- a CDS encoding YncE family protein — MPSQNSPLLLKELDIPGRSKEPVSTVPIIWGIGIAAALGNFPLNGLLCQAGPWGNMAVGDKLTIFWGTGENVWVETVDKTEVGTQLRMFVPSRHMVDGSFAVSYSVKPLGGTDQPSEVMQVLVKLTRPGGHDDNGEIGHSKLIMTIPKEIVDGGIDKDNVAAGVPITLGKTAGTAPYPYAAAGDVCRISWGGIFVFSEPLTQEQAEGKAPVLVTITEAVIREAGDADSPGVAVAFEVYDKVLNRSEDWSPEQRIVVAVDATRLDAPILKEAKNNELDLDALAGKPGTAQVPTSKSEFELGDIIIVRVKGTPTEGAPIDFNVESKPLDNLPSVVELELPNAALMQLATKTFSLSCSVKKADSPPHRHSKSQFITAIGEVQRLAAPIMLDEDSGALDPALPQIRLEIPFDKSFAQGQVLKIFMLGTRSDLKPYLPDLPTRLITRNDVVDAKPLLYNIDGKHLAPVNGGTAEFYYQQLIAEAVLATLNPYEATRAIRESIHTEILQVGEPRLELPEPEVAGVVDGVLPADTAGTTLTVVYIETVAGDEVFIFWIGSITGEYPDSIKLNEFTAGQPVPFPIGAELIKGNEGGTVEARYEIKRAADGTSYSNSLTFSVGVALDLKEPKIKEAPNDTSLDPLDAQNALTAVIDYDGMLVGDKIIVRWIGAPGTPAAGSHTTEPWPVTTVGPQEIPLAVSVLAFNLAKSVTLLYSVTRGTQDPEDSRPRTLVVLQLGVDISHSPKIIQAADGGDGTELDVSTLTAAATLRGGFWPHIAAGQRVWMRVEGTKKDDTEYKRIVWSGPSTAVDARWISQGYLDASFPLEDLQALKDLSALTVFFMATPDHSTDENLALGFPVRTYTVKAVEDAVLVKFTNAPYVIAPRGRLKDIEVQLSNLDGTPLQGTVTLDLPADFSFSDGGSGSRDFPSNTEGKVSVRGVTGAQTSGSYNLVASKGASVGEASATVTAQGQLNSIFLGGGSWDIAISSDGTRIYVTSWQKNNISIIDTASHEIVNTIDDVTDANGIALSPDEGICYVSNSMINTVTVIDLLSRKIIKTVDTDIGPWGVIISNNGQWLFTCNYSTNTVTQINTSTYETKNITVGKAPRYGVASLDDKSIYICNTQSPNISIIDIESSNVRQIELSDRAWSITFSPLGEFAYATMDHDTAVIDVKDERVIKYIENSGGRGITTTSPGRYIYITDMESNKLFRVNTTTGFVGPFYVAGEVPCHLIKSTDEKKLYVCNYQSDYVSCVDL; from the coding sequence ATGCCCAGCCAGAACAGCCCCCTGCTACTCAAGGAACTTGACATCCCCGGGCGCAGCAAAGAACCGGTGTCGACGGTTCCCATTATCTGGGGTATCGGCATCGCGGCCGCGCTGGGCAACTTTCCGCTTAATGGCTTGCTGTGCCAGGCGGGGCCGTGGGGGAACATGGCGGTTGGCGACAAGTTGACGATCTTCTGGGGCACCGGGGAGAACGTCTGGGTGGAAACCGTCGACAAGACCGAGGTCGGCACGCAACTGCGCATGTTCGTGCCCTCCCGGCACATGGTCGATGGCTCGTTTGCGGTGTCCTATTCCGTCAAGCCGCTGGGCGGCACGGATCAACCGTCCGAGGTCATGCAGGTGCTGGTCAAGCTCACGCGTCCGGGCGGGCACGATGACAATGGTGAAATCGGGCATTCCAAGCTGATCATGACGATTCCCAAGGAGATCGTTGACGGCGGTATCGACAAGGACAACGTCGCCGCTGGCGTGCCGATCACCCTTGGCAAGACCGCTGGCACAGCGCCCTACCCGTACGCGGCGGCGGGCGATGTCTGTCGCATCAGTTGGGGCGGGATCTTCGTGTTCAGTGAGCCGCTGACTCAGGAACAGGCTGAAGGCAAGGCGCCGGTCCTCGTGACCATTACCGAAGCCGTCATCCGCGAGGCCGGTGATGCGGATTCTCCCGGTGTGGCCGTGGCGTTCGAGGTGTATGACAAGGTGCTCAATCGCTCCGAAGACTGGAGCCCCGAACAGCGCATCGTGGTGGCCGTCGATGCGACCCGGCTGGACGCCCCGATACTCAAGGAAGCCAAAAACAATGAGCTGGATCTGGACGCCCTCGCGGGCAAGCCGGGGACGGCACAAGTCCCCACCTCGAAGTCGGAATTCGAACTGGGCGACATCATCATTGTGCGGGTCAAAGGCACGCCGACCGAGGGCGCACCGATTGACTTCAACGTGGAAAGCAAACCGCTGGACAACCTGCCGAGTGTGGTCGAACTCGAACTGCCCAACGCAGCGCTGATGCAGCTGGCAACGAAAACATTCTCCTTGTCCTGCAGCGTGAAAAAAGCCGACAGCCCTCCCCATCGGCATTCCAAAAGCCAGTTCATCACCGCCATCGGCGAAGTCCAGCGACTGGCCGCGCCGATCATGCTGGACGAGGACTCCGGGGCGCTGGACCCCGCACTGCCTCAGATTCGCCTCGAGATCCCCTTCGACAAATCCTTTGCCCAAGGCCAGGTCCTCAAGATATTCATGCTCGGCACCAGGTCCGACCTCAAGCCCTACCTGCCTGACCTGCCGACGCGCCTTATCACCCGTAACGACGTCGTCGACGCGAAACCGCTGCTGTACAACATCGACGGCAAACACCTGGCCCCGGTCAACGGCGGCACGGCGGAGTTCTACTACCAGCAATTGATCGCCGAAGCGGTGCTCGCCACGCTCAACCCGTACGAGGCCACCCGGGCCATTCGCGAGTCGATCCACACTGAAATCCTGCAAGTCGGCGAACCCCGCCTGGAACTGCCCGAACCCGAGGTGGCTGGCGTAGTGGACGGCGTCCTGCCCGCCGACACCGCCGGCACCACCCTGACTGTGGTGTACATCGAAACGGTTGCTGGCGACGAAGTGTTCATATTCTGGATCGGCTCGATCACCGGCGAATACCCCGATTCGATCAAGCTGAACGAGTTCACCGCCGGACAACCGGTGCCCTTCCCCATCGGTGCCGAGCTGATCAAGGGCAATGAAGGCGGAACGGTCGAGGCCAGGTACGAGATCAAACGCGCGGCAGACGGGACGAGTTATTCCAATTCGCTGACGTTCAGTGTTGGGGTGGCGCTGGATCTGAAAGAGCCGAAGATCAAGGAAGCACCGAACGACACCAGCCTCGACCCGCTGGATGCCCAAAACGCACTGACCGCGGTGATCGACTATGACGGCATGCTGGTCGGCGACAAGATTATCGTCCGCTGGATCGGCGCACCCGGAACGCCCGCTGCCGGTTCGCACACCACCGAGCCATGGCCAGTCACCACCGTCGGTCCGCAAGAAATACCGCTGGCTGTCTCGGTGCTCGCTTTCAACCTCGCCAAATCAGTAACCCTGCTTTACAGCGTGACACGCGGCACCCAGGATCCGGAAGACTCTCGCCCGCGTACATTAGTGGTGTTGCAGCTGGGTGTAGATATTTCGCACTCACCGAAAATCATTCAGGCGGCCGACGGTGGTGACGGGACTGAGCTGGATGTGTCCACGCTCACTGCTGCGGCCACTCTTCGCGGTGGTTTCTGGCCGCACATTGCCGCTGGTCAGCGTGTCTGGATGCGAGTTGAAGGCACAAAAAAAGACGATACCGAATATAAGCGCATCGTGTGGAGCGGTCCGAGCACTGCCGTGGACGCCCGCTGGATATCGCAAGGTTATCTCGATGCGTCCTTTCCCTTGGAGGATCTGCAGGCGTTAAAGGACCTCAGCGCACTCACCGTGTTTTTCATGGCTACTCCGGATCACAGCACGGATGAAAACCTGGCACTGGGTTTTCCTGTGCGGACTTATACGGTGAAGGCCGTCGAGGACGCAGTGCTAGTGAAGTTCACCAATGCGCCTTACGTGATCGCACCGAGAGGTCGGCTTAAGGATATCGAAGTTCAACTCAGCAATTTGGACGGAACACCCCTGCAGGGAACCGTCACATTGGACCTCCCCGCTGATTTCAGCTTTAGCGATGGAGGAAGCGGCTCACGGGATTTTCCCAGCAACACCGAGGGCAAAGTCAGTGTACGCGGTGTAACGGGCGCTCAGACAAGTGGAAGTTACAATCTGGTGGCCAGTAAAGGTGCGTCAGTTGGCGAGGCATCAGCGACCGTAACGGCTCAGGGACAACTGAACAGTATATTTCTTGGTGGTGGCTCTTGGGATATCGCTATCAGCTCGGACGGTACACGGATCTACGTAACCAGCTGGCAGAAAAATAACATTTCCATTATTGACACCGCCTCACATGAGATTGTGAACACGATAGACGACGTTACTGACGCAAATGGGATCGCATTGAGTCCTGATGAAGGGATATGCTATGTGAGCAATTCAATGATAAACACAGTTACAGTCATCGATTTGTTGTCGAGAAAAATAATCAAGACAGTTGATACAGACATAGGCCCATGGGGTGTAATCATAAGCAACAATGGGCAATGGCTATTTACCTGCAATTACTCCACAAATACTGTCACACAGATAAATACAAGCACTTACGAGACCAAAAATATTACTGTAGGAAAAGCCCCCCGCTACGGCGTTGCCAGCCTAGACGACAAATCCATTTACATTTGTAACACACAAAGCCCAAATATATCCATAATCGATATTGAAAGCAGTAACGTCCGTCAAATTGAGCTTTCAGATCGAGCATGGAGTATAACTTTCAGCCCTCTTGGCGAATTTGCCTACGCTACCATGGATCATGATACCGCCGTTATAGACGTTAAAGATGAGCGAGTCATAAAATACATCGAAAACAGTGGTGGAAGAGGAATTACAACCACTAGCCCCGGGCGGTACATTTACATTACAGACATGGAAAGCAACAAACTTTTTAGGGTCAACACAACTACCGGATTCGTTGGGCCATTTTACGTTGCGGGTGAAGTCCCTTGCCATCTTATAAAAAGCACGGACGAAAAGAAATTATATGTCTGCAATTATCAAAGCGACTATGTATCGTGCGTAGACCTATAG
- a CDS encoding YbaN family protein, translated as MDNPIGNRSLMLRYVLLAIGWLSVALGVIGIFLPVLPTTPFLLLAAACFARSSPRFYRWLVEHPRLGPWIRDYLEGNGIPLKGKVYAIGLMWASILFSCYLVPLVWARGFMLTSAVLVTVYILRQKTLRRS; from the coding sequence ATGGACAACCCCATAGGCAACCGCTCCCTGATGTTGCGCTACGTGCTGCTGGCCATCGGCTGGCTCAGCGTGGCATTGGGGGTGATCGGCATCTTCCTGCCGGTCCTGCCCACCACCCCCTTCCTCCTCCTCGCTGCGGCGTGCTTCGCGCGCAGCTCTCCGCGCTTCTATCGCTGGCTGGTCGAGCATCCTCGCCTGGGGCCATGGATCCGCGACTACCTCGAAGGCAATGGCATTCCACTCAAAGGCAAGGTCTACGCGATCGGGCTGATGTGGGCGAGCATTCTGTTTTCCTGTTATCTCGTGCCGCTGGTTTGGGCGCGAGGTTTCATGTTGACCAGTGCGGTATTGGTGACGGTTTATATTTTGCGGCAGAAGACGTTGCGCAGATCCTGA
- a CDS encoding YecA family protein produces MSFAEQLTRLQVFLDADELHEEALDYVAAHGYLTALSICSEDVPEREWIDALFAEEPHYSDEAQRAEIEATLIGLKAHIARQLASDEEFELPCELDLGEEPDDSELRGWCIGFMEGVFLREAAWFETAEEEVSEMLLPIMVGSGLFDEQPEFEDIAKDANLMDDMIVQIPEALTALYLLCQAPDEKPAILKPRHH; encoded by the coding sequence ATGTCCTTCGCTGAGCAACTGACCCGCCTGCAAGTCTTCCTCGACGCCGACGAGCTGCACGAAGAGGCGCTGGATTACGTCGCCGCCCACGGTTACCTGACCGCGCTGTCGATCTGCTCCGAAGACGTTCCGGAGCGCGAGTGGATCGACGCGCTGTTCGCCGAAGAGCCGCATTACAGCGACGAAGCCCAGCGTGCCGAAATCGAAGCCACGCTGATCGGCCTGAAAGCGCACATTGCTCGTCAACTGGCCTCGGATGAAGAATTCGAACTGCCTTGCGAACTGGATCTGGGCGAAGAGCCGGACGATTCCGAACTGCGCGGCTGGTGCATCGGCTTCATGGAAGGGGTGTTCCTGCGCGAAGCGGCCTGGTTCGAAACCGCCGAAGAAGAAGTCAGCGAAATGCTCCTGCCGATCATGGTCGGCTCCGGCCTGTTCGACGAACAACCGGAGTTCGAAGACATCGCCAAGGACGCCAATCTGATGGACGACATGATCGTGCAGATCCCGGAAGCCCTGACCGCGCTGTACCTGCTGTGCCAGGCCCCCGATGAAAAACCGGCGATCCTCAAGCCTCGTCACCACTAA
- the recQ gene encoding DNA helicase RecQ — protein sequence MLEQAQRVLKDIFGYDSFRGRQGAIIERVASGGDALVLMPTGGGKSLCFQVPALLREGLAVVVSPLIALMDDQVATLEELGVAAAALNSTLSAEQQRDLAVRIKRGEVKMLYLAPERLVQPRMLAFLQSLEIALFAIDEAHCVSQWGHDFRREYLQLGQLAELFPNVPRIALTATADKRTREEIVDRLHLQNAERFLSSFDRPNIFYRIVPKEQPRKQLLAFLAERRSDAGIVYCLSRKKVEEVAAFLSEQGFPALPYHAGLPNDLRAYHQKRFLNEEGLIMVATVAFGMGIDKPNVRFVAHLDLPKSLEAYYQETGRGGRDGLPADAWMAYGLQDVVMLKQMLQNSEGDERHKRLEQHKLDAMLSLCEETRCRRQALLAYFDEDMPEPCGHCDNCVDGVQTWDATEPARQALSAIFRTGQRYGVGHLVDVLLGKDNEKVRSFGHQHLSVFGVGKALSESEWRSLFRQLVARGLADVDHEGYGGLRLNDSCRPLLKGEVKLELRRDLKPQVTAKTGSKSQASQLVRGEEREQWEALRALRRKLAEEHGVPPYVIFPDSTLLEMLRSQPTSLAEMARVSGVGARKLERYGEAFLEVLGGEAEAPKVVADVRHELITLARAGMTPLQIAGQLQCSEKNVYAMLAEAIGKQQLSLEQALDLPEELMSEVQDAFLDGEGELPSVAEVAELFAGRVPEGVLYCVRAALQSEFEM from the coding sequence ATGCTCGAACAGGCTCAACGCGTCCTCAAGGACATCTTCGGCTACGACAGTTTCCGTGGCCGTCAGGGTGCGATCATTGAGCGCGTGGCCAGCGGCGGTGATGCGCTGGTGCTGATGCCTACCGGTGGCGGCAAGTCGTTGTGCTTCCAGGTGCCGGCACTGTTGCGCGAGGGCCTGGCGGTGGTCGTTTCGCCGTTGATCGCGCTGATGGACGATCAGGTCGCCACCCTCGAAGAGCTGGGCGTGGCTGCCGCTGCACTGAACTCCACGCTGAGCGCCGAGCAGCAGCGCGATCTTGCCGTGCGGATCAAGCGCGGCGAAGTGAAAATGCTCTACCTGGCACCCGAGCGTCTGGTTCAGCCGCGCATGCTGGCATTCCTGCAAAGCCTGGAAATCGCCCTGTTCGCCATCGACGAAGCGCATTGCGTGTCGCAATGGGGCCACGACTTCCGCCGCGAATACCTGCAACTGGGTCAATTGGCAGAACTGTTCCCCAACGTTCCGCGCATCGCTCTCACCGCGACCGCCGACAAGCGCACCCGTGAAGAAATCGTCGATCGCCTGCACCTGCAAAACGCCGAGCGCTTCCTGTCGAGCTTCGACCGTCCGAACATTTTCTACCGCATCGTCCCGAAAGAGCAGCCGCGCAAGCAGTTGCTGGCGTTCCTCGCCGAACGGCGCAGCGATGCCGGCATCGTTTACTGCCTGTCGCGCAAGAAAGTTGAAGAAGTCGCGGCGTTCCTCAGTGAGCAGGGCTTCCCGGCGCTGCCGTATCACGCCGGTCTGCCCAACGATCTGCGCGCCTATCACCAGAAACGCTTCCTCAACGAGGAAGGCCTGATCATGGTTGCCACGGTGGCGTTCGGCATGGGCATCGACAAGCCCAACGTACGCTTCGTCGCGCACCTCGATCTGCCCAAATCTCTCGAGGCGTATTACCAGGAAACCGGACGCGGCGGCCGTGACGGGCTGCCGGCGGATGCGTGGATGGCCTACGGTCTGCAAGACGTGGTGATGCTCAAGCAGATGCTGCAGAACTCCGAAGGCGACGAGCGGCACAAGCGTCTGGAGCAGCACAAGCTCGACGCCATGCTCTCGTTGTGCGAAGAAACCCGCTGCCGTCGGCAGGCACTGCTGGCCTATTTCGATGAAGACATGCCCGAACCGTGCGGCCATTGCGATAACTGTGTCGACGGTGTGCAGACCTGGGACGCGACGGAGCCGGCGCGCCAGGCCTTGTCGGCGATTTTCCGCACCGGTCAGCGTTACGGCGTCGGCCATCTGGTCGACGTGTTGCTGGGCAAGGACAACGAAAAAGTGCGCAGCTTCGGCCATCAGCACCTGTCGGTGTTCGGCGTGGGCAAGGCGTTGAGCGAGAGCGAGTGGCGCTCGCTGTTCCGCCAGTTGGTCGCGCGTGGGTTGGCCGATGTCGATCACGAAGGTTATGGCGGTCTGCGCTTGAACGACAGTTGCCGCCCACTGCTCAAGGGCGAAGTGAAACTGGAACTGCGCCGCGACCTGAAACCGCAGGTCACCGCCAAAACCGGCAGCAAGAGCCAGGCCAGCCAGCTGGTGCGCGGCGAGGAACGCGAACAGTGGGAAGCCTTGCGCGCACTGCGCCGCAAGCTTGCCGAAGAACATGGCGTGCCGCCGTACGTCATCTTTCCCGACTCGACGCTTTTGGAAATGCTGCGCAGCCAGCCGACTTCGCTGGCGGAAATGGCCCGGGTCAGCGGCGTCGGCGCGCGCAAGCTGGAACGCTACGGCGAAGCCTTCCTCGAAGTGCTCGGCGGCGAGGCCGAGGCGCCGAAGGTGGTGGCCGATGTCCGTCACGAGCTGATCACCCTGGCCCGCGCCGGCATGACCCCGCTGCAGATCGCCGGGCAGTTGCAGTGCTCGGAGAAGAACGTCTACGCCATGCTCGCCGAAGCCATCGGCAAGCAGCAATTGTCGCTGGAGCAGGCGCTGGACTTGCCTGAGGAATTGATGAGCGAAGTGCAGGACGCATTTCTCGACGGCGAAGGCGAGTTGCCGTCCGTCGCCGAAGTGGCCGAGTTATTTGCCGGGCGTGTCCCGGAAGGCGTGCTGTATTGCGTGCGGGCGGCGTTGCAGTCTGAATTCGAGATGTAA
- a CDS encoding MarR family transcriptional regulator, which produces MPLTDQHRFGMQLAQMSRGWRAELDRRLAGLGLSQARWLVLLHLARFEEAPTQRELAQSVGVEGPTLARLLDSLENQGLVQRQSVMEDRRAKKIVLCAPALPLIEQIETIATQLRHELFEGVDEADLKVCMRVHGHILANLEKS; this is translated from the coding sequence ATGCCGTTAACCGATCAACATCGCTTTGGTATGCAACTGGCCCAGATGTCCCGTGGCTGGCGTGCCGAACTGGATCGTCGTCTCGCCGGGCTGGGCCTGTCGCAGGCGCGCTGGCTGGTATTGCTGCATCTGGCGCGCTTCGAGGAGGCGCCGACCCAACGCGAACTGGCGCAGAGTGTCGGCGTCGAAGGCCCGACTCTGGCGCGCTTGCTCGATAGTCTGGAAAACCAGGGACTGGTGCAACGCCAGTCAGTGATGGAAGACCGCCGGGCGAAAAAAATCGTTCTCTGCGCACCTGCGCTGCCGCTGATCGAACAAATCGAAACCATTGCCACACAACTGCGCCACGAATTGTTCGAAGGTGTCGACGAGGCGGATTTGAAGGTGTGCATGCGCGTTCACGGGCACATTCTGGCCAATCTGGAAAAATCTTGA
- a CDS encoding FimV/HubP family polar landmark protein has protein sequence MLASRHMLRGGAKWLLAAGVFSYSTWSMALGLGEITVHSALNQPFKADIALVDVGTLTQNDLSASLASADEFGRAGVERVFFLNDLKFTPILRGSRQMIRVTSGKPVNEPFLNFLVQLDQPNGRLLREYTVLIDPPGSPGIVPATDEPDPRPQSSEFPTVEPVTAPPQAAQGKRTAAPVPPMPAAPANDAQAEQLAASVLLTQQLQKTLDEQNLRLQEQQVQIADGKKQIEDLQTRLAEVQKAPPPPVVAPVPPAVSAPVEATDDGLNWPLLGGLVLLLGALAALLIRRRQQRSTADGTPLPLLPVSAEDDVDEPELQQSVGSHAATDHRDEPGAGDVLEAVGIYLAYGRLSEAAGLLRDALHKEPGRTDIGLQLLEVLGRQGDSAAYEQQENHLRALGVDDRELVEARARHPKLAGATPAVFATPAAPELPVATAATVAAPLASTLGSAEDDFELNLGELSMDSNWDLNDSRTGSAAPPIDDPELGTSLSVLPVDFELPQAASGEEAELEWIPEPDAQPLDDDFLNEFGDSEPSLVLQPLDLQLPESGETEAAGKLEQAQTCIDDGDIDSAITLLNELLKEGDEPLKQTARTLLAGIR, from the coding sequence ATGCTCGCAAGTCGGCACATGCTGCGCGGGGGCGCCAAATGGCTGCTCGCTGCCGGCGTATTCAGCTATTCGACCTGGTCGATGGCGTTGGGGTTGGGCGAAATCACTGTTCACTCAGCCCTCAATCAGCCGTTCAAGGCCGACATCGCACTGGTCGATGTCGGCACGTTGACGCAAAACGATCTCTCGGCCAGCCTGGCTTCGGCGGATGAATTCGGCCGGGCCGGCGTCGAGCGGGTGTTCTTTCTCAACGACCTCAAGTTCACTCCGATCCTGCGTGGCAGCCGCCAGATGATCCGGGTGACGTCGGGCAAACCGGTCAACGAACCTTTCCTGAACTTCCTCGTGCAGCTCGATCAGCCCAACGGCCGACTGCTGCGCGAATACACGGTGCTGATCGACCCACCGGGTTCGCCGGGCATCGTGCCCGCCACCGACGAGCCGGATCCGCGCCCGCAATCCTCCGAGTTTCCAACCGTCGAACCGGTTACCGCACCGCCCCAGGCTGCCCAAGGCAAACGCACCGCCGCGCCTGTGCCGCCAATGCCAGCGGCACCTGCCAACGATGCGCAGGCCGAGCAACTGGCCGCCAGCGTGCTGCTGACTCAGCAGTTGCAAAAGACCCTCGACGAACAGAACCTCAGACTGCAAGAGCAACAAGTGCAAATAGCCGACGGCAAGAAGCAGATCGAAGATTTGCAAACCCGTCTGGCCGAAGTGCAGAAAGCACCGCCACCGCCCGTGGTCGCGCCGGTTCCGCCTGCTGTTTCAGCTCCGGTCGAGGCGACCGACGATGGCTTGAACTGGCCATTGCTCGGTGGACTGGTATTGCTGCTGGGCGCGCTGGCAGCGTTGCTCATACGCCGCCGTCAGCAACGTTCGACAGCAGATGGCACGCCGCTGCCGCTATTACCGGTGAGCGCTGAAGACGACGTCGATGAGCCCGAACTTCAACAATCTGTCGGTTCGCACGCGGCCACCGATCATCGCGACGAACCCGGTGCCGGCGACGTGCTGGAGGCCGTGGGCATCTACTTGGCCTATGGCCGACTCAGCGAAGCGGCCGGGTTGCTGCGCGACGCCTTGCACAAGGAACCCGGGCGTACCGATATCGGTTTGCAACTTTTGGAAGTACTGGGACGGCAGGGCGACAGCGCCGCTTACGAACAGCAGGAAAACCATCTGCGTGCCCTCGGTGTTGATGACCGCGAACTGGTCGAAGCACGCGCTCGCCATCCGAAACTGGCGGGCGCAACACCGGCGGTGTTCGCGACGCCAGCTGCCCCCGAGCTGCCCGTGGCCACGGCAGCGACCGTCGCCGCGCCGCTCGCATCAACGCTCGGCTCTGCCGAAGACGATTTCGAATTGAATCTGGGTGAGCTGTCGATGGATTCAAATTGGGATCTCAACGACAGCCGCACCGGTTCCGCCGCGCCGCCGATCGATGATCCAGAGCTGGGCACAAGCCTGTCCGTGCTACCGGTCGACTTCGAATTGCCACAGGCTGCATCTGGCGAGGAAGCCGAGCTCGAATGGATTCCCGAACCCGACGCCCAGCCGCTGGACGACGACTTTCTCAATGAGTTCGGCGATTCCGAACCATCGCTGGTGTTGCAGCCTCTGGATCTGCAATTACCCGAGTCCGGCGAGACCGAGGCCGCCGGCAAGCTCGAACAGGCGCAAACCTGCATTGACGACGGCGACATCGACAGTGCGATCACGCTGCTCAATGAGTTGCTCAAGGAAGGGGATGAGCCGTTGAAGCAGACGGCAAGGACGTTGCTGGCGGGGATTCGCTGA